One Pullulanibacillus sp. KACC 23026 DNA segment encodes these proteins:
- the ftsY gene encoding signal recognition particle-docking protein FtsY encodes MSFFKKLKDKLTGKQETTDSEKFKEGLSKTRGTFASKMNQLLSRYRKVDEDFFEELEDALISADVGVNTVLDLVEKLKDEARLRNIKETSELRETIVEVLSDMLEADEDENPGINLNPNGMTVILVVGVNGVGKTTTIGKLAHRFKQEGKSVMLAAGDTFRAGAIEQLEVWGERSGVDVIKQQEGSDPAAVVYDAVQSAKSRGVDILICDTAGRLQNKVNLMKELEKVKRVITREIPEAPHEVLLVLDATTGQNAMNQAKTFSQSTDVTGIVLTKLDGTAKGGIVLAIRHELDLPVKFVGLGEKIGDLQPFDADAFVYGLFAEMFEEND; translated from the coding sequence ATGAGCTTTTTCAAAAAGTTGAAAGATAAACTAACAGGTAAGCAAGAAACAACCGATTCTGAAAAGTTTAAAGAGGGCCTTTCTAAGACACGCGGTACCTTCGCTTCAAAAATGAATCAACTTCTCAGCCGTTATCGCAAGGTGGATGAAGACTTTTTTGAAGAGCTTGAGGATGCCTTAATTAGTGCAGATGTTGGTGTGAACACCGTATTGGACCTTGTTGAAAAACTAAAGGATGAGGCCCGACTCCGCAATATTAAGGAGACAAGCGAGCTCCGTGAAACAATTGTTGAGGTCTTGTCCGATATGCTCGAAGCCGATGAGGATGAAAATCCTGGAATTAACCTGAATCCGAACGGGATGACGGTCATTCTAGTTGTTGGTGTGAATGGCGTAGGTAAAACGACGACGATCGGAAAGCTTGCTCACCGCTTTAAGCAAGAAGGCAAATCGGTTATGCTCGCAGCAGGGGATACCTTTCGTGCGGGTGCCATTGAGCAGCTTGAAGTATGGGGTGAACGCTCAGGTGTTGACGTGATTAAGCAGCAGGAGGGCTCTGACCCGGCCGCCGTTGTGTACGATGCTGTTCAATCGGCGAAATCTCGAGGTGTCGACATTTTAATTTGTGATACAGCGGGGCGCTTGCAAAACAAGGTTAACCTGATGAAGGAGCTTGAGAAAGTTAAGCGTGTCATCACTCGAGAGATTCCAGAAGCTCCGCATGAGGTGCTACTTGTACTTGATGCGACAACCGGGCAAAACGCCATGAACCAAGCGAAGACATTCTCTCAATCGACGGATGTGACAGGGATTGTCCTTACTAAGCTCGACGGAACGGCAAAAGGTGGAATTGTTCTAGCGATTCGCCACGAACTCGATCTTCCTGTCAAATTTGTCGGACTCGGGGAGAAAATCGGTGACCTCCAGCCATTCGACGCCGATGCCTTTGTCTACGGCTTGTTCGCCGAAATGTTTGAAGAGAACGACTAA
- a CDS encoding DUF1128 domain-containing protein → MNLEEKSTDNLEKLIEDIKDKLQLVNRSVLTSESFSLERYEELYEVYKLVMKKPRFSVLEMEGILDELKALRSQ, encoded by the coding sequence ATGAATCTTGAAGAAAAATCAACGGATAATCTCGAAAAACTAATTGAAGATATAAAGGATAAATTGCAGCTCGTTAATCGAAGTGTGTTAACTTCTGAGTCCTTTTCTCTTGAGCGCTATGAGGAACTTTATGAAGTCTACAAGCTCGTCATGAAAAAGCCGCGGTTTAGCGTCCTCGAAATGGAAGGCATATTGGACGAACTGAAAGCCTTGCGAAGTCAGTAA
- the ffh gene encoding signal recognition particle protein encodes MAFESLSERLQETIKRIRGKGKVSEADVKEMTREVRLALLEADVNFKVVKEFINKIKERAIGQEVMKSLTPGQQVIKVVQDELTALMGGEQSKLNLASKPPTVIMMVGLQGAGKTTSSGKLANYVRKQFNKKPLLVAADIYRPAAIKQLETLGKQLSMPVFSMGDQVSPVTIAAKAVEKAKEEHHDVVFIDTAGRLHVDDDLMGELEEIKAAVNPDEIFLVVDAMTGQDAVNVAESFNERLDLTGVILTKMDGDTRGGAALSVKSVTGKPIKFVGMGEKLDALEPFHPDRMASRILGMGDVLSLIEKAQQDVDETKAREMQEKMRNASFTLDDFLEQLAQVRKMGPLDELLGMIPGMNKMKGMKNLQVDEKQISHVEAIIRSMTPAEKTNPEIINPSRKKRIANGSGTSVQDINRLLNQFKDMKKMMKQMMGGMGGKGKKKKNPFGLPFM; translated from the coding sequence ATGGCATTTGAAAGCTTATCGGAACGGCTTCAAGAGACGATCAAACGCATTCGCGGCAAAGGTAAAGTCTCTGAGGCAGATGTAAAAGAAATGACGCGTGAGGTTCGCCTTGCTTTACTAGAAGCAGACGTTAACTTCAAAGTTGTCAAAGAATTTATTAATAAAATTAAAGAGCGTGCGATTGGCCAAGAGGTTATGAAGAGTTTGACGCCAGGCCAGCAGGTCATCAAAGTGGTTCAAGATGAGCTCACGGCATTAATGGGCGGAGAACAGAGCAAGCTGAACCTCGCTTCTAAACCGCCAACGGTTATCATGATGGTCGGTCTTCAAGGGGCAGGGAAAACAACCTCTTCAGGAAAGCTCGCCAATTATGTACGCAAGCAATTTAATAAAAAGCCTTTGCTTGTTGCGGCTGATATCTATCGCCCAGCGGCGATTAAACAGCTCGAAACTCTGGGTAAGCAACTCAGTATGCCTGTTTTTTCAATGGGTGACCAGGTAAGTCCTGTTACGATCGCGGCAAAAGCCGTGGAGAAGGCGAAAGAAGAGCATCACGATGTGGTGTTCATTGATACAGCTGGCCGGCTTCATGTGGATGATGACTTAATGGGTGAGCTCGAAGAAATTAAAGCAGCAGTCAACCCTGATGAAATCTTCCTCGTTGTCGATGCGATGACAGGTCAAGATGCCGTTAATGTTGCTGAAAGCTTTAACGAACGCCTTGATTTGACGGGTGTCATCCTAACCAAAATGGATGGGGATACTCGAGGCGGGGCCGCTTTATCAGTTAAGTCGGTGACGGGTAAACCGATTAAATTCGTCGGGATGGGCGAAAAACTCGATGCTTTAGAGCCATTCCACCCGGATCGTATGGCTTCCCGAATACTCGGAATGGGTGATGTTCTCTCTCTTATTGAAAAGGCTCAACAAGATGTAGATGAAACGAAAGCCCGCGAGATGCAGGAAAAAATGCGGAATGCAAGCTTCACACTTGATGATTTCCTCGAGCAACTGGCACAAGTAAGAAAAATGGGCCCGCTTGATGAACTCCTTGGGATGATCCCAGGCATGAACAAAATGAAGGGCATGAAGAACCTTCAAGTCGATGAAAAGCAGATCAGTCATGTTGAAGCGATCATTCGCTCGATGACCCCTGCTGAGAAGACGAATCCTGAGATTATTAACCCAAGTCGTAAGAAGCGCATTGCTAATGGGAGCGGCACTTCCGTCCAAGATATTAACCGTCTGCTGAATCAATTCAAGGATATGAAGAAGATGATGAAGCAAATGATGGGCGGCATGGGTGGAAAAGGTAAGAAGAAGAAAAATCCATTTGGATTACCTTTTATGTAA
- a CDS encoding KH domain-containing protein, producing the protein MTYMDELIRIIVTPFVDHPEDIQVIKEQSGERTIYILSVNKEDMGKVIGKRGRTAQAIRHIIHAAGLAHHEQASLTIRD; encoded by the coding sequence ATCACATATATGGATGAGCTCATTCGGATCATCGTGACCCCGTTCGTCGACCACCCTGAAGACATTCAGGTTATCAAGGAACAAAGCGGTGAGCGTACCATTTACATCTTGTCGGTCAACAAAGAAGATATGGGAAAAGTGATTGGTAAGCGCGGCCGTACCGCTCAAGCTATCCGCCATATCATTCATGCAGCGGGTTTGGCTCATCACGAACAAGCAAGTCTTACAATCAGAGATTAA
- the smc gene encoding chromosome segregation protein SMC: MFLKQLEILGFKSFAKKVSIEFVPGVTAVVGPNGSGKSNITDAIKWVLGEQSAKTLRGAKMEDIIFAGSDSKQALNMAEVTLVLDNMDHHINVDYTEVSVTRRVFRSGESDFLLNGQKCRLKDIIDLFMDSGLGREAYSIISQGKIDDILNSRADEKRKIFEEAAGVLKYKTRKQQAEKKLIDSEEHLNRVEDIIHELTQQVGPLEVQASIAKDYLEKKEELETIEVGLLAHDIEVTHSKWEAKTKEVEALQEKEVNFASQIRLLEASGEADRQKIEAYDESIEELQESLLLVSEQLEKAEGQRNVLEERRKNAEESAESLDKRLSELREKRAALEERLELEETDYHSKRQVLTSLEAELHDQQTLLTNFEQGMEERLESLKSDYFSVVNREASIRHETQYLSDQRSQLAEKQNEIEANAQDSVSQWESQVEEEQRLAKELEQKRSERDRLRKRFAELDQEIDGSRATYERNLQLYQKISNTLEQTISRRDMLKELEEDHAGFFGGVKMVLNAAGKKTLKGIRGAVAELIQVNQSYETAIETALGGAMQHVVVETEANGREAIQFLKKRQGGRATFLPMSVMKARSLSGREQGLLEQQSGFLGTGDRLVRFAPEYQGVIGQLLGHVVIATDLKTAGELAKIIGYRYRIVTLDGDVISPGGAMSGGSRKLSSSQLLGRGREIEQLEKKILELTGQKEKGEAKLKELREHVQSLNAEARKTRDNLEKLTNAYQELESEHQERLFEVKTIRDRQDLLKRDRSNFEEQYNGLTERLEQLAKELEDLSQKEEALKRQIDKLTDQKKNQEQSKTELSETITELKIKVAREQEVAAAGKDKCDRTRRELTQVIQDEEEVEQSKQRLGEALQLQDGDNMQLGDKISLLRQDKTAVTSWLAERRKIRLDLSEALKQNELELKELKRLHRGVTEALRREEVLLERLDVELENLMDTLREEYELGYESAKVNYPLSMDADEARKKVKLIKRAIEELGTVNIGAIEEFDRVSTRLSFLTTQRDDLLEAKQTLLDVIDEMDDEVSNRFKETFLAIREQFKSVFKELFGGGRADLVLSDPEDYLESGVDILAQPPGKKLQHLSLLSGGERALTAIALLFAILKVRPVPFCVLDEVEAALDDANVDRYADYLTKFSKETQFIVVTHRKGTMEKADVLYGVTMQESGISRLVSVRLEETAELVG; the protein is encoded by the coding sequence ATGTTCCTCAAGCAATTAGAGATTCTCGGATTTAAATCCTTTGCAAAAAAAGTATCAATCGAATTCGTTCCGGGTGTTACGGCTGTGGTTGGACCCAACGGAAGCGGTAAGAGCAATATTACGGATGCCATTAAGTGGGTGCTAGGTGAGCAGTCGGCGAAAACGCTGCGCGGAGCGAAAATGGAGGATATTATTTTTGCAGGGAGCGATTCGAAACAAGCCTTAAATATGGCAGAGGTCACCCTCGTTTTAGATAATATGGATCACCATATCAACGTCGATTACACCGAAGTCAGTGTAACGCGGCGCGTCTTTCGCTCAGGCGAGAGCGATTTTCTTTTAAATGGCCAAAAATGCCGGTTAAAAGACATCATAGACCTATTCATGGATTCAGGACTTGGACGTGAAGCTTATTCCATCATCAGTCAAGGGAAAATTGATGATATCTTGAACAGTAGGGCAGATGAGAAGCGGAAGATTTTTGAGGAGGCAGCGGGCGTCCTTAAGTATAAAACGAGAAAGCAGCAAGCTGAGAAGAAGTTAATTGATTCCGAAGAGCATCTGAATCGTGTTGAGGATATCATTCATGAATTGACCCAACAAGTCGGTCCTCTTGAAGTACAAGCCTCCATTGCTAAAGATTATCTCGAGAAAAAGGAAGAATTAGAAACCATTGAGGTCGGTCTCTTAGCTCACGACATCGAGGTGACGCATAGCAAATGGGAAGCAAAGACAAAAGAAGTCGAGGCCTTGCAAGAGAAAGAAGTCAATTTTGCCTCGCAAATCCGTTTGCTTGAAGCAAGCGGCGAAGCAGACCGGCAAAAGATAGAGGCTTATGATGAATCCATTGAAGAGCTTCAAGAGAGTCTTTTGCTTGTCAGTGAACAGCTTGAGAAAGCGGAAGGGCAGCGCAATGTTCTTGAAGAAAGGCGTAAGAATGCGGAAGAAAGCGCTGAGTCACTAGATAAGCGTCTTAGTGAACTCCGTGAAAAACGAGCGGCGTTAGAAGAGCGCCTGGAACTAGAAGAAACCGATTATCACTCAAAACGTCAAGTTCTAACAAGCTTAGAAGCCGAACTTCATGATCAACAAACACTTCTTACTAATTTCGAGCAAGGAATGGAAGAGCGGCTTGAATCACTGAAATCGGATTATTTCAGCGTGGTGAATCGTGAAGCTTCCATTCGTCATGAGACTCAATATTTGTCTGATCAGCGCTCACAGCTTGCGGAGAAGCAGAATGAAATTGAAGCCAATGCGCAAGATTCTGTCTCTCAATGGGAAAGTCAGGTTGAAGAGGAACAGAGATTAGCGAAGGAACTTGAACAAAAACGTTCGGAACGTGACAGGTTGAGAAAGCGATTTGCCGAGCTCGATCAAGAAATTGACGGCTCGCGTGCCACTTATGAACGAAATCTTCAACTCTACCAAAAAATCAGCAATACTTTAGAACAGACCATCTCAAGACGAGATATGTTAAAGGAATTGGAAGAGGATCACGCAGGCTTTTTCGGCGGGGTGAAAATGGTCCTGAATGCCGCTGGAAAGAAGACATTGAAGGGCATTCGCGGCGCGGTGGCAGAGTTGATTCAAGTCAATCAAAGCTATGAAACCGCCATTGAAACCGCGCTTGGTGGGGCCATGCAGCATGTGGTTGTTGAAACAGAAGCCAATGGCCGTGAAGCGATTCAGTTTCTAAAGAAAAGGCAAGGCGGGCGTGCCACGTTTTTACCGATGTCCGTTATGAAGGCTCGATCTTTAAGCGGGAGGGAGCAGGGCCTGCTTGAACAGCAAAGTGGGTTTCTCGGAACCGGTGATCGGTTGGTTCGCTTTGCTCCTGAATACCAAGGCGTCATTGGCCAGTTGCTTGGACATGTCGTCATTGCCACGGATTTGAAAACGGCTGGAGAATTGGCCAAGATAATCGGCTACCGCTACCGGATTGTGACATTGGATGGGGATGTCATTAGTCCGGGAGGCGCCATGTCCGGAGGAAGCCGCAAGCTGAGCAGCAGTCAGTTGCTTGGCCGCGGCCGTGAGATTGAGCAGCTTGAGAAAAAAATTCTCGAACTCACCGGACAAAAGGAAAAGGGGGAAGCGAAGCTGAAGGAGCTTCGCGAACACGTCCAGTCTCTTAATGCAGAAGCGAGAAAAACACGTGATAATCTTGAAAAACTGACAAATGCTTATCAAGAGCTTGAATCCGAGCATCAAGAACGGCTTTTTGAGGTTAAAACGATTCGTGATCGCCAAGACTTATTGAAAAGAGATCGTTCAAACTTCGAAGAGCAATACAATGGCTTAACGGAGCGACTTGAGCAATTGGCTAAAGAGTTGGAAGACCTTTCACAGAAAGAAGAAGCCTTAAAGCGTCAAATTGATAAACTGACAGACCAAAAGAAAAATCAAGAGCAATCTAAGACTGAACTCAGTGAAACAATTACCGAATTAAAGATTAAAGTGGCACGTGAGCAAGAGGTCGCAGCAGCCGGGAAGGATAAATGCGACCGGACAAGACGTGAATTAACGCAAGTGATCCAGGATGAAGAAGAGGTCGAGCAATCCAAACAGAGATTAGGAGAAGCGCTTCAACTCCAGGATGGTGACAACATGCAGCTTGGGGATAAGATTAGCCTGTTGCGCCAGGATAAAACGGCAGTTACAAGCTGGTTGGCAGAACGGAGGAAGATTCGCCTCGATTTGTCTGAAGCTTTGAAGCAAAATGAACTCGAATTAAAGGAACTGAAGCGTCTGCACCGCGGTGTGACGGAAGCGCTGCGCAGAGAAGAGGTTCTGCTTGAACGTTTAGACGTTGAACTAGAGAACCTGATGGATACGCTCCGTGAAGAATATGAACTGGGTTATGAATCAGCGAAAGTTAACTACCCGCTTTCTATGGATGCGGATGAAGCGCGCAAAAAGGTTAAGCTAATTAAACGTGCTATTGAAGAGCTTGGAACGGTGAATATTGGGGCTATTGAGGAATTTGACCGGGTGTCGACACGTCTTTCCTTCCTTACTACACAGAGGGACGACCTTCTAGAAGCGAAACAAACCCTTCTAGACGTCATTGATGAGATGGATGACGAAGTATCGAATCGGTTTAAAGAAACGTTTTTGGCTATCAGAGAGCAATTCAAATCCGTATTTAAAGAATTATTCGGAGGTGGCCGTGCCGATTTAGTTTTATCGGACCCTGAGGATTATCTGGAAAGCGGTGTGGATATTCTAGCCCAACCGCCCGGGAAGAAGCTTCAGCATCTCTCCCTGTTATCCGGGGGAGAACGCGCTTTAACCGCTATTGCGCTGTTGTTTGCCATATTAAAGGTGCGTCCTGTACCGTTTTGCGTATTGGATGAGGTGGAAGCCGCTCTTGACGATGCGAATGTCGATCGTTATGCGGATTATTTAACCAAATTTAGCAAAGAGACTCAGTTTATCGTGGTCACTCACCGAAAAGGGACGATGGAAAAAGCGGATGTCTTATATGGCGTTACAATGCAGGAGTCAGGCATTTCCCGACTTGTGTCAGTCCGTTTAGAAGAAACCGCCGAATTGGTCGGTTGA
- the acpP gene encoding acyl carrier protein, which translates to MSDEILAKVKKIVADRLDVDEADVKPEANFKEDLEADSLDVVELVMELEDEFNLEISDEDAEKILTVGDVIEYIKGHA; encoded by the coding sequence ATGTCAGATGAAATCTTAGCAAAAGTAAAGAAAATCGTAGCTGATCGTCTTGACGTCGATGAAGCTGATGTCAAACCTGAAGCGAACTTCAAAGAAGATCTTGAGGCAGACTCTCTTGACGTCGTGGAATTGGTGATGGAGCTTGAAGATGAGTTTAATCTAGAAATTTCAGATGAAGATGCTGAAAAGATTTTAACAGTCGGCGATGTCATTGAGTACATAAAAGGACACGCATAA
- the rimM gene encoding ribosome maturation factor RimM (Essential for efficient processing of 16S rRNA), which produces MKEWYQVGKIVNTHGIRGEVRVISQTDFADERYQKGSRLAIADSPNAPMTEVTVASHRRHKNFDLLTFEGYPTINEVQGFKGQYLFVSEDLLRELEENEYYYHEIIGCVVETEEGKVLGKIKEILSTGANDVWVIQRPKKKDLLIPYIEDVVKDVDLETKKVIIHVMEGLIDDEN; this is translated from the coding sequence ATGAAAGAATGGTATCAAGTAGGGAAAATTGTGAATACACATGGTATCCGCGGAGAGGTGCGTGTGATTAGTCAGACGGATTTCGCTGATGAACGTTACCAAAAGGGGAGCCGTTTAGCGATTGCCGACTCTCCGAATGCTCCAATGACTGAAGTCACGGTCGCGAGTCACCGCCGTCATAAGAACTTTGATCTCCTTACTTTTGAGGGATATCCAACGATTAATGAGGTCCAAGGATTTAAAGGCCAATATCTGTTCGTGTCAGAGGATTTGCTTCGCGAACTTGAGGAGAATGAATATTATTATCACGAGATTATTGGCTGTGTTGTCGAGACGGAAGAAGGGAAAGTTCTCGGGAAAATTAAAGAGATTTTATCGACAGGGGCGAACGATGTCTGGGTGATCCAGCGTCCTAAGAAGAAGGACCTTCTCATTCCTTATATTGAGGATGTGGTTAAAGACGTTGATCTTGAGACCAAGAAGGTTATCATTCATGTGATGGAAGGTCTTATCGACGATGAAAATTGA
- the rpsP gene encoding 30S ribosomal protein S16 has protein sequence MAVKIRLKRMGNKKRPFYRVVVADSRSPRDGRIIEQIGTYNPVAEPAVVNLDESKALEWLTKGAKPSDTVRNLFSKEGLMEKFHNSKLSK, from the coding sequence ATGGCAGTAAAAATTCGTTTAAAGCGCATGGGTAATAAAAAACGCCCATTTTACCGTGTAGTAGTGGCAGATTCTCGTTCACCTCGTGATGGCCGTATCATCGAGCAAATTGGTACTTACAATCCAGTTGCTGAGCCAGCCGTTGTCAACCTTGACGAGTCAAAAGCTCTTGAGTGGTTAACTAAAGGTGCGAAGCCATCTGACACAGTTCGCAACTTGTTCTCAAAAGAAGGCTTAATGGAAAAATTCCACAACTCAAAGCTTTCCAAGTAA
- the fabD gene encoding ACP S-malonyltransferase → MGKLAFVFPGQGSQFVGMGAELINQGSEAADLFKKADERLDYELTNIILNGPEETLTKTENTQPALLTVSAALLQLMGSAGITPDFVAGHSLGEYSALVAAKALSFEDAVYAVRMRGLFMEEAVPAGVGTMAAVLGLDSDVLDAICKQATEATSAVQLANLNSPGQIVISGTKEGVEKAGELAKEAGAKRVIPLNVSGPFHSALMQPAADKLSTVLDELTITDAQIPVIANVTAEPVTAASEIKKHLIEQLYSPVRWIETVNYLVDQGVDTFVEVGPGKVLSGLIKKINRQVNLYNVSDMESLNKTVAALKEEAHS, encoded by the coding sequence ATGGGCAAATTAGCTTTTGTTTTTCCAGGTCAAGGCTCACAATTTGTGGGAATGGGAGCTGAACTTATTAATCAAGGGTCAGAAGCCGCAGATCTATTCAAAAAGGCGGATGAGCGACTCGATTATGAATTGACTAATATTATTTTAAATGGACCAGAAGAAACTCTGACCAAAACAGAAAATACGCAGCCGGCCCTTCTTACAGTAAGTGCTGCTCTGCTTCAATTGATGGGGAGTGCGGGCATCACACCAGATTTTGTTGCAGGACACAGCTTAGGCGAATATAGTGCACTTGTTGCAGCGAAAGCTCTATCCTTTGAAGATGCTGTCTACGCTGTTCGCATGCGAGGGCTCTTCATGGAGGAGGCTGTCCCTGCTGGTGTTGGGACCATGGCGGCCGTTCTTGGTCTTGATTCAGACGTGTTAGATGCGATTTGTAAGCAAGCGACAGAGGCAACTAGTGCAGTACAATTAGCCAACTTAAATTCGCCTGGTCAAATTGTCATAAGCGGAACAAAAGAAGGTGTGGAAAAGGCAGGAGAGCTCGCCAAAGAGGCGGGAGCCAAACGTGTCATTCCATTGAACGTAAGCGGGCCTTTTCATTCGGCACTCATGCAGCCGGCAGCAGATAAGCTCTCAACGGTTCTTGATGAGTTGACGATTACGGATGCTCAAATCCCTGTTATTGCTAACGTGACAGCAGAACCTGTCACAGCTGCATCAGAAATTAAAAAACATTTAATTGAACAGCTCTATTCGCCTGTACGTTGGATTGAAACGGTCAACTATCTTGTGGATCAAGGTGTCGATACATTCGTGGAAGTCGGACCTGGGAAAGTGCTGTCCGGCCTTATCAAAAAAATTAACCGACAAGTGAATTTGTACAACGTAAGTGATATGGAATCACTTAACAAAACAGTGGCAGCACTTAAAGAGGAGGCTCATTCATGA
- the fabG gene encoding 3-oxoacyl-[acyl-carrier-protein] reductase has protein sequence MTGKNALVTGASRGIGRAIALELGHKGFNVAVNYSGSEAKANEVVQELQNLGVQAFAVQCDVSDSEAVQGMVKQVLETWGTLDVLVNNAGITRDTLLMRMKEEDWDAVINTNLKGVFNTTKAVTRPMMKQKAGTIINVASVVGIMGNAGQANYVAAKAGVIGLTKSSARELAPRNITVNAVAPGFISTDMTDELTEDIKQAMLKEIPLARFGQPEDVAGVVSFLASDAASYMTGQVFRIDGGMVMA, from the coding sequence ATGACGGGCAAAAATGCATTGGTTACAGGGGCGTCACGAGGTATTGGCCGTGCGATTGCGCTTGAACTTGGTCATAAAGGGTTCAATGTAGCTGTCAACTATTCTGGAAGTGAAGCAAAAGCCAATGAAGTGGTTCAGGAGCTCCAGAATCTAGGTGTACAAGCTTTTGCTGTACAATGTGATGTTAGCGATTCTGAAGCCGTTCAAGGCATGGTGAAGCAAGTTCTCGAGACGTGGGGCACGTTAGATGTTCTTGTTAATAATGCGGGTATCACGCGTGATACGCTTCTTATGCGCATGAAAGAAGAAGATTGGGATGCCGTTATTAACACCAATTTAAAAGGTGTTTTTAACACAACGAAGGCGGTTACTCGTCCGATGATGAAGCAAAAAGCAGGGACGATCATTAATGTCGCATCTGTTGTCGGGATTATGGGGAATGCTGGTCAAGCCAATTATGTGGCGGCTAAGGCCGGGGTTATTGGTCTCACCAAATCTTCAGCTCGTGAGTTAGCGCCTCGAAATATTACGGTAAATGCGGTTGCACCAGGTTTCATTTCAACTGATATGACTGATGAACTGACAGAAGACATTAAGCAAGCTATGTTAAAAGAAATACCGCTTGCTCGTTTTGGACAACCTGAAGATGTAGCAGGGGTTGTCAGCTTCTTAGCATCAGATGCAGCTTCTTATATGACAGGGCAAGTTTTCCGGATTGATGGCGGCATGGTGATGGCTTAA
- the rnc gene encoding ribonuclease III, which produces MKKLRLFLEKNGLFYNDESLLIKAFTHSSYVNEHRQTISEDNERLEFLGDAVLELLISNFLFNTYPSMKEGDLTKLRAAIVCEPSLVSFANELKFGEFIFLGRGEESTGGRQRPALLADVFEAFIGSLYLDQGLDRVDRFLQEVVYPKVREGAFSHVMDFKSQLQEWVQRQNLGTLSYEVVLEKGPAHNKAFISNVLLNGEKLGTGQGRTKKESEQHAAQQALQGLTTP; this is translated from the coding sequence GTGAAAAAATTGCGCTTGTTTCTTGAAAAAAATGGCTTGTTTTATAACGATGAATCTTTATTAATTAAGGCTTTTACCCATTCATCCTATGTGAATGAGCATCGTCAAACCATCAGTGAAGATAACGAGCGGCTCGAGTTTCTTGGAGATGCCGTCCTGGAGCTTTTAATATCAAACTTTTTATTTAATACTTATCCTTCTATGAAAGAAGGCGATTTGACAAAGCTGCGAGCAGCCATCGTCTGTGAGCCGTCCCTTGTCAGTTTTGCCAATGAATTAAAATTTGGAGAGTTCATTTTCTTAGGACGAGGAGAAGAATCTACAGGTGGAAGACAACGCCCTGCATTGCTTGCTGATGTTTTTGAGGCCTTCATTGGTTCGCTTTATTTGGATCAAGGACTTGACCGTGTAGATCGTTTTTTACAGGAAGTTGTCTACCCTAAGGTTCGTGAAGGTGCTTTTTCGCATGTGATGGATTTTAAAAGTCAGCTTCAAGAATGGGTACAACGTCAGAATCTCGGCACGCTATCCTATGAAGTGGTTTTAGAAAAAGGTCCTGCTCATAATAAAGCTTTTATCTCAAACGTTTTGTTAAACGGAGAGAAGCTGGGAACAGGGCAAGGGAGAACGAAGAAAGAATCTGAGCAGCATGCCGCTCAGCAGGCCCTGCAAGGCTTAACGACCCCTTAA
- a CDS encoding putative DNA-binding protein, with protein sequence MLEKTVRFNALYDFYHPLLTEKQRDYMDLYYVDDYSLGEIAEEFGISRQAVYDNLKRTETTLESFEAKLGLYETYIKRQQVLSELRALMKSEDYTREAGLALLSKIENVDEEAE encoded by the coding sequence ATGCTGGAAAAAACCGTTCGATTTAATGCGTTATATGATTTTTACCACCCGCTTTTAACTGAAAAACAGCGGGATTATATGGACTTATACTATGTGGATGATTACTCTCTAGGCGAGATCGCAGAAGAGTTTGGCATTAGCCGTCAAGCGGTGTATGATAACCTCAAGCGAACGGAAACGACACTCGAGTCGTTTGAAGCGAAACTCGGCCTATATGAGACATATATCAAGCGCCAACAAGTATTAAGCGAGCTCCGAGCCTTGATGAAGAGCGAGGATTATACGCGTGAAGCGGGTCTTGCCCTTCTCTCTAAGATCGAGAATGTGGATGAGGAGGCGGAATAA